From the genome of Halomonas sp. 1513, one region includes:
- a CDS encoding 3-hydroxyacyl-CoA dehydrogenase produces MTTPVTYQRHDDIGVISIDNPPVNALGQAVRQGLVEALASGNEDDQVRALLLVAKGRTFIAGADIREFGKPPQAPLLTDVIRQLEASAKPLVVALHGTALGGGLEVALGCQLRVALPGTRVGLPEVKLGLLPGAGGTQRLPRLVGVAAALDLITSGRFASAEEALALGIVDILSDAESPLDAGLAAAREMLAGTLTPRVTGELPAPQANPEAIADYRTRLEAEAPALYSPFRCIDAIAASCDSSLDDGLRYERELFVACMDSPQRAGLIHAFFAARTPHKVPEADEPTAIAHLALLGEHPLFRQLERHAERAGITLTAAPEASTQACLIAPGTEAAACPPSCLRIALVAAGEASQLDALDAELALVLPTQGALAELVSLDADATQQQAVAALLKGLRQGVVVSHRGSLLAALSDAAGDASGDPRAAMEAASLRLAERGWSYRHSDIDLLAIEALDYPRHLGGPHRQASLALSDTSENAS; encoded by the coding sequence ATGACGACACCGGTGACCTACCAGCGACATGACGATATCGGTGTGATCAGCATCGACAACCCGCCTGTCAACGCCCTCGGCCAGGCCGTACGCCAAGGCCTGGTCGAGGCGCTGGCGAGTGGCAACGAGGACGACCAGGTCCGCGCCCTGCTACTCGTCGCCAAGGGGCGTACCTTCATCGCCGGCGCCGATATCCGCGAGTTCGGCAAGCCGCCCCAGGCGCCGCTGCTGACCGACGTCATCCGCCAGTTGGAGGCGAGTGCCAAGCCGCTGGTCGTGGCACTCCACGGCACCGCCCTGGGTGGGGGCCTCGAGGTCGCGCTGGGCTGCCAGCTGCGGGTCGCCCTGCCCGGGACCCGGGTGGGGCTGCCCGAGGTCAAGCTCGGCCTGCTGCCCGGGGCCGGCGGCACCCAGCGACTGCCACGGCTGGTCGGCGTCGCAGCGGCCCTGGATCTGATCACCAGCGGTCGCTTTGCCAGCGCCGAGGAGGCGCTGGCGCTGGGGATTGTCGATATCCTGAGCGATGCCGAGAGCCCCCTCGACGCCGGCCTGGCAGCGGCCAGAGAGATGCTGGCCGGCACGCTCACCCCGCGCGTGACCGGTGAGCTACCGGCACCCCAGGCCAATCCCGAGGCCATCGCCGACTACCGCACCCGGCTCGAGGCCGAGGCCCCGGCGCTCTATTCACCGTTCCGCTGCATCGACGCCATTGCCGCCAGCTGCGACAGCAGCCTGGATGACGGCCTGCGCTATGAGCGCGAGCTGTTCGTGGCGTGCATGGACTCGCCCCAGCGGGCAGGACTGATCCATGCCTTCTTTGCCGCCCGCACCCCGCACAAGGTGCCCGAAGCGGACGAACCCACGGCCATTGCACACCTGGCGCTACTTGGCGAGCACCCGCTGTTTCGACAGCTCGAGCGACACGCCGAGCGCGCCGGCATCACCCTGACCGCCGCCCCGGAGGCGTCGACCCAGGCGTGCCTGATCGCCCCGGGGACAGAGGCCGCTGCCTGTCCCCCCTCGTGCCTGCGTATCGCGCTTGTCGCCGCCGGCGAGGCCAGCCAGCTCGACGCGCTCGACGCCGAACTGGCGCTGGTGCTGCCGACTCAGGGGGCACTCGCCGAGCTGGTATCGCTCGACGCCGATGCGACGCAACAGCAGGCCGTCGCCGCTCTGCTCAAGGGGCTGCGTCAAGGCGTGGTGGTCAGCCATCGCGGCAGCCTGCTGGCCGCGCTGAGCGACGCGGCAGGCGATGCTAGCGGCGATCCCCGCGCGGCCATGGAGGCCGCCAGCCTACGCCTCGCCGAGCGCGGCTGGAGCTATCGCCATAGCGATATCGACCTGCTCGCTATCGAGGCGCTGGACTACCCCCGCCACCTCGGCGGCCCTCATCGCCAGGCCAGCCTGGCGCTATCCGACACCTCGGAGAACGCTTCATGA
- a CDS encoding pimeloyl-CoA dehydrogenase large subunit, with protein sequence MNLTFTAEEQAFRHEVRDFLATSLPAAIRERVRLGRRLSADDHVRWQNLLSQRGWLGANWPEAHGGPGWSPVQRHIFDEECAAAHAPTVVPFGVSMVAPVLMKFGSDAQQRHYLPRILDNRDWWCQGYSEPGAGSDLASLRTRAERDGDHYVVSGQKTWTTLGQHANMMFCLVRTDPAAKKQAGISFLLIDMSSPGVSVRPIITLDGAHEVNEVFLDEVRVPLANRVGAEGEGWTCAKFLLTHERTGIAGLGHAKQALRHLKSVAAHVQQRGRPLLEQPSFRQRVVKAELELMALEVTNLRVIAAARDGGAPGAESSLLKVRGSELRQELSDLTRRALGPAALPFFPDFLHADTELADAEQREAAAASAQYFNRRKLSIYGGANEIQKSIVAKTILGM encoded by the coding sequence ATGAACCTGACTTTTACCGCCGAGGAGCAGGCATTCCGCCACGAGGTGCGCGACTTCCTCGCGACCTCCCTGCCCGCCGCCATCCGCGAACGTGTGCGGCTGGGGCGGCGACTCTCCGCCGATGACCATGTCCGCTGGCAGAATCTGCTCAGCCAGCGCGGCTGGCTCGGCGCCAACTGGCCAGAGGCACACGGTGGCCCAGGCTGGAGCCCGGTGCAGCGGCATATCTTCGACGAGGAGTGCGCCGCCGCCCACGCCCCCACCGTGGTCCCATTCGGCGTCAGCATGGTGGCCCCGGTGCTGATGAAATTCGGCAGCGACGCGCAGCAGCGACACTACCTGCCACGCATCCTCGACAACCGCGACTGGTGGTGCCAGGGCTATTCCGAGCCCGGCGCCGGCTCCGACCTGGCCAGCCTGCGCACCCGCGCCGAGCGCGACGGCGACCACTACGTGGTCAGCGGGCAGAAGACCTGGACCACCCTGGGCCAGCACGCCAACATGATGTTTTGCCTGGTGCGCACCGACCCCGCGGCCAAGAAGCAGGCCGGCATCAGCTTTCTGTTGATCGACATGTCGAGCCCGGGGGTCAGCGTACGGCCGATCATCACCCTCGACGGCGCCCACGAGGTCAACGAAGTCTTTCTCGACGAGGTTCGCGTCCCGCTGGCCAATCGCGTCGGTGCCGAAGGCGAGGGCTGGACCTGTGCCAAGTTCCTGCTGACCCATGAACGCACCGGTATCGCCGGCCTGGGGCATGCCAAGCAGGCGCTGCGCCACCTCAAGTCGGTCGCGGCGCATGTTCAGCAGCGTGGCAGGCCGCTGCTGGAGCAGCCGAGCTTCCGCCAGCGCGTGGTCAAGGCTGAGCTCGAGCTGATGGCGCTCGAGGTCACCAACCTGCGGGTGATCGCCGCCGCCCGAGACGGTGGTGCACCCGGCGCCGAAAGCTCGCTACTGAAGGTGCGCGGCTCGGAGCTGCGCCAGGAGCTCAGCGACTTGACCCGCCGTGCGCTTGGACCGGCCGCGCTGCCCTTCTTTCCCGACTTTCTGCACGCTGACACCGAGCTTGCCGACGCCGAACAGCGTGAGGCGGCCGCCGCCAGCGCCCAGTACTTCAACCGCCGCAAGCTTTCGATCTATGGCGGTGCCAACGAGATACAGAAGAGCATCGTCGCCAAGACGATCCTCGGCATGTAA
- a CDS encoding acyl-CoA dehydrogenase, with protein MDFSYSDEQRMLAETLERLVADQPAVERSASQLTPATRERSPLWQTFAELGLLHMPFAESVGGLGGDGTDLMIIMQALGHGLVPEPYLAGLLLPGDLLARLATPEQRDRWLTPLLEGEHQLALAWQERDARYDIHAVTTSAHRQGAGWRLEGAKQLVMGADLAAAVLVTARIADEGRDAERLGIFLLPASTPGLTRHDYPTIDGQPASDLVLDGVMLDEHACLSEDAAAALDATFAVGIAALCAQAVGAMQASCEQTLAFLKERRQFGTPLSTFQALQHRMVDMHLHLEQARSMAILAATSLELPAPERDYRIAAAKAYCGEAARFVAEQAIQLHGAMGMTEECLVSHYAKHLVMFDHYLGDSDYHLEYVSERLSAA; from the coding sequence ATGGACTTTTCCTATAGCGACGAGCAGCGCATGCTCGCCGAAACGCTGGAGCGCCTGGTCGCCGACCAGCCGGCGGTGGAACGCAGCGCCAGTCAGCTGACCCCGGCAACCCGCGAGCGCTCGCCCCTGTGGCAGACGTTTGCCGAACTGGGCCTGCTGCACATGCCTTTCGCCGAGAGCGTCGGCGGACTGGGCGGCGACGGCACCGACCTGATGATCATCATGCAGGCGCTGGGCCACGGCCTGGTCCCGGAGCCCTACCTGGCCGGACTACTGCTTCCCGGCGACCTGCTGGCCAGGCTGGCCACCCCAGAGCAGCGCGACCGCTGGCTGACGCCGCTGCTCGAGGGTGAACACCAGCTGGCGCTGGCCTGGCAGGAGCGCGATGCCCGCTACGATATCCACGCCGTCACCACCAGCGCCCACCGACAGGGCGCCGGCTGGCGCCTCGAGGGCGCCAAGCAGCTGGTGATGGGAGCAGACCTCGCCGCGGCCGTTCTGGTCACCGCCCGCATCGCCGACGAAGGTCGCGACGCCGAGCGCCTGGGTATCTTCCTGCTGCCCGCCAGCACCCCGGGACTGACGCGACACGACTACCCCACCATCGATGGCCAGCCGGCCAGCGACCTGGTCCTCGACGGCGTGATGCTCGACGAGCATGCCTGCCTCAGCGAGGATGCCGCCGCCGCCCTGGATGCCACCTTCGCTGTCGGCATCGCCGCGCTGTGCGCCCAGGCCGTCGGCGCCATGCAGGCCAGCTGCGAGCAGACCCTCGCCTTCCTCAAGGAGCGCCGCCAGTTCGGCACGCCGCTATCCACCTTCCAGGCGCTGCAGCACCGCATGGTCGACATGCACCTGCACCTCGAACAGGCACGCTCCATGGCCATTTTGGCGGCCACCAGCCTCGAACTCCCTGCCCCGGAACGCGACTATCGCATCGCCGCGGCCAAGGCCTATTGCGGAGAAGCCGCGCGCTTCGTCGCCGAGCAGGCCATCCAGCTGCACGGCGCCATGGGCATGACCGAGGAGTGCCTGGTGTCCCACTATGCCAAGCATCTGGTGATGTTCGACCACTACCTGGGCGATAGTGACTACCACCTCGAGTATGTCAGCGAACGGCTAAGCGCCGCCTGA
- a CDS encoding electron transfer flavoprotein subunit alpha: MSILVLADLHDGHLADATAHVVAAAHAIGGDIHVLVAGDGVQAAAEAAAQLDGVSKVRVADHAVYAHQLAEPMGALLVALADDYSHVLAAASTTGKNVLPRLAALKDVSQLSEIIAVESADTFQRPIYAGNAIATVKSDDPLKVISVRTTAFDAVARSSQDQGSAAIEAVDHVADNAQSRFVKEALAASDRPELGGAKIVISGGRGMGNGDNFKLLDGIADKLGAAIGASRAAVDAGFVPNDMQVGQTGKIVAPDLYIAVGISGAIQHLAGMKDSKVIVAINKDEEAPIFQVADYGLVGDLFEVLPELESKL, from the coding sequence ATGAGCATTCTGGTTCTCGCCGATCTTCACGACGGCCATCTCGCCGACGCCACCGCCCACGTGGTGGCCGCGGCCCACGCCATCGGCGGCGATATCCATGTCCTGGTGGCCGGTGACGGCGTCCAGGCCGCCGCCGAGGCCGCCGCCCAGCTCGACGGGGTGAGCAAGGTGCGCGTCGCCGATCACGCCGTCTACGCCCACCAGCTGGCCGAGCCCATGGGCGCGCTGCTGGTGGCGCTGGCCGACGACTACAGCCACGTGCTGGCCGCTGCCTCCACCACCGGCAAGAACGTGCTGCCGCGGCTTGCCGCGCTCAAGGACGTCAGCCAGCTCTCCGAGATCATCGCGGTGGAGAGCGCCGACACCTTCCAGCGGCCGATCTACGCCGGCAACGCCATTGCCACGGTCAAGAGCGATGACCCGCTCAAGGTGATCAGCGTGCGCACCACCGCCTTCGACGCCGTTGCCCGTTCTTCTCAAGATCAGGGCAGCGCCGCCATCGAGGCGGTCGACCACGTTGCCGACAACGCCCAGTCGCGTTTCGTCAAGGAAGCGCTGGCCGCGTCCGACCGCCCCGAGCTCGGCGGCGCCAAGATCGTCATCTCCGGCGGCCGCGGCATGGGCAACGGCGACAACTTCAAGCTGCTCGACGGCATCGCCGACAAGCTGGGGGCCGCCATCGGCGCATCAAGGGCGGCGGTGGACGCCGGCTTCGTGCCCAACGACATGCAGGTCGGCCAGACCGGCAAGATCGTTGCCCCGGATCTCTACATCGCCGTGGGTATCTCGGGTGCCATCCAGCACCTGGCGGGGATGAAGGACTCCAAGGTGATCGTGGCGATCAACAAGGACGAGGAGGCGCCGATCTTCCAAGTGGCGGATTATGGATTGGTCGGTGATCTGTTCGAGGTGCTGCCGGAGCTGGAAAGCAAGCTGTAA
- a CDS encoding electron transfer flavoprotein subunit beta, translating into MKILVAVKRVIDYNVKIRVKPDHSDVDLTNVKMAMNPFCEIAVEEAVRLKEKGVATEVVAVTVGPKAAQEQLRTALALGADRAIHLETDERVESLAVAKLLAKVVEDEQPGLTILGKQAIDTDNNQTGQMLAALSGLPQGTFASEVAVDGDKVAVTREIDGGLQTVELTLPAIVTTDLRLNEPRYAKLPDIMKAKKKPLDVKTPAELGVEVGSQVSLLKVTPPPERQGGVKVGSVDELVDKLKNEAKVL; encoded by the coding sequence ATGAAGATCCTCGTCGCGGTCAAACGCGTCATCGACTACAACGTCAAGATCCGCGTCAAGCCGGATCACAGCGACGTCGACCTCACCAACGTCAAGATGGCCATGAACCCCTTCTGCGAGATCGCCGTGGAAGAAGCGGTGCGGCTCAAGGAAAAAGGCGTGGCCACCGAAGTGGTCGCGGTGACCGTCGGCCCCAAGGCCGCCCAGGAGCAGCTGCGCACCGCGCTGGCGCTGGGCGCCGACCGCGCCATTCACCTCGAGACCGACGAACGGGTCGAGTCGCTGGCGGTGGCCAAGCTGCTGGCCAAGGTGGTGGAAGACGAGCAGCCGGGGCTGACGATCCTCGGCAAGCAGGCCATCGACACCGACAACAACCAGACCGGCCAGATGCTGGCGGCGCTTAGCGGCCTGCCCCAGGGCACCTTCGCCTCCGAGGTAGCGGTCGACGGTGACAAGGTCGCGGTGACCCGCGAGATAGACGGCGGCCTGCAGACCGTCGAACTCACGCTGCCGGCCATCGTCACCACCGACCTGCGCTTGAACGAGCCGCGCTACGCCAAGCTGCCCGACATCATGAAGGCCAAGAAGAAGCCGCTCGACGTCAAGACCCCGGCGGAGCTGGGGGTCGAGGTGGGCTCCCAGGTCAGCCTGCTCAAGGTCACCCCGCCCCCCGAGCGGCAGGGCGGCGTCAAGGTCGGCTCCGTCGACGAGCTGGTGGACAAACTCAAGAACGAAGCCAAGGTGCTTTAA
- a CDS encoding long-chain fatty acid--CoA ligase: MALSVIHRAPDERIFGRLASELVAELPERLSHRVLANAERLGTQPALVDGDVRWSYAELGHEIRAAAEWMSTLGIRPGDRLMLVSENSRALVVMLLAASELDAWVAIVNSRLSAQEIDQIHDNCDPRRVFYTSEASLDASQHAQRHKAAPYQHPRLGALHIGELRDTAPERVEPSGADQVAAMIYTSGTTGTPKGVMLTHRGILYIASISGGMRHLTQGQRVYGVLPMSHVFGLSSVCMGSLYNGACLYSVPRFDAPAMLEALDKERITVLQGVPAMYSRTLEYLRRRGASLVAPALGYMSAGGSPLDSDTKQRVEAIFGLPLHNGYGLTEASPTISQTRIDDRFDSNTVGAVLPLLEYRLAPLEAGGNQTPGDDGIGELWVRGPNVMKGYFRQPEATRACLSDDGWLNTGDIARVDDHGQLYIVGRSKELIIRSGFNIYPPDVEAVINEHPDVTLSAVVGRQVAGNEEVVAFIQCEPGACVDEATLRAFIAERLSPYKRPSTLVMMESLPATASGKILKGRLRDLVDGQGLPE; encoded by the coding sequence ATGGCCCTGTCAGTGATTCATCGCGCGCCGGACGAGCGGATCTTCGGTCGTCTGGCCAGCGAACTGGTGGCCGAATTGCCCGAGCGGCTCAGCCATCGTGTACTGGCCAACGCCGAGCGTCTTGGCACACAGCCGGCGCTGGTGGATGGTGACGTGCGCTGGAGCTACGCCGAGCTGGGGCACGAGATCCGCGCGGCCGCCGAGTGGATGAGCACGCTGGGCATTCGGCCCGGCGACCGCCTCATGCTGGTCAGCGAAAACAGCCGCGCGCTGGTGGTCATGCTATTGGCCGCCAGTGAACTAGACGCCTGGGTGGCGATCGTCAATTCGCGGCTGTCGGCGCAGGAAATCGACCAGATCCACGACAACTGCGACCCGCGTCGGGTGTTCTATACCAGTGAAGCTTCGCTGGACGCATCGCAGCATGCACAGCGCCACAAGGCCGCGCCATATCAGCATCCCCGCCTGGGGGCCCTGCATATCGGTGAGCTGCGTGACACCGCGCCTGAGCGTGTCGAACCCAGCGGTGCCGACCAGGTGGCGGCGATGATCTACACCTCGGGCACCACCGGCACGCCCAAGGGCGTGATGCTGACCCATCGCGGCATTCTCTATATCGCCTCGATCTCCGGTGGCATGCGCCACCTCACCCAAGGGCAGCGGGTCTATGGGGTGCTGCCGATGTCGCACGTGTTTGGCTTGTCCTCGGTATGCATGGGCTCGCTGTATAACGGTGCCTGCCTGTATAGCGTGCCGCGCTTCGACGCGCCGGCCATGCTCGAGGCTCTGGACAAGGAGCGGATCACGGTGCTCCAGGGCGTGCCGGCGATGTACTCGCGGACCCTGGAATACCTGCGTCGCCGGGGAGCCTCGCTGGTCGCGCCGGCGCTTGGCTATATGTCCGCCGGTGGATCACCGCTGGACAGCGATACCAAGCAGCGTGTCGAGGCCATTTTCGGCCTGCCGCTGCACAACGGCTACGGCCTCACCGAGGCCAGTCCGACCATCAGCCAGACGCGCATCGACGATCGCTTCGACAGCAATACCGTGGGCGCGGTGCTACCCCTGCTGGAGTACCGGCTGGCGCCGCTCGAGGCCGGCGGCAACCAGACGCCGGGGGATGACGGCATCGGCGAGCTCTGGGTGCGTGGCCCCAATGTGATGAAGGGCTACTTCCGGCAACCCGAGGCGACCCGTGCCTGCCTCAGCGACGATGGCTGGCTCAATACCGGCGATATCGCCCGTGTCGATGACCACGGCCAGCTGTATATCGTCGGACGCAGCAAGGAGCTGATCATTCGCTCCGGTTTCAATATCTACCCACCCGACGTCGAGGCGGTGATCAACGAACACCCCGATGTGACCCTCTCGGCGGTCGTGGGGCGACAGGTGGCGGGTAACGAGGAGGTCGTCGCCTTCATTCAGTGTGAGCCGGGGGCTTGCGTGGATGAAGCTACGCTCAGGGCCTTCATCGCCGAGCGACTGTCGCCCTACAAGCGGCCCTCGACGCTGGTGATGATGGAGTCGCTGCCCGCCACGGCCAGCGGCAAGATTCTCAAGGGTCGCCTGCGCGACCTGGTCGATGGGCAGGGTTTGCCGGAGTGA
- a CDS encoding acyl-CoA dehydrogenase gives MIRDPELLNQLVDTISRFVRERLIPNEARLAEEDAVPPELLQEMKEMGLFGLSIPEEYGGLGLTMEEEALVAIEIGKTSPAFRSVFGTNNGIGAQGILIDGTPEQKAQYVPRLATGELLSSFCLTEPDSGSDAASLRTTAVRDGDHYVLNGTKRYITNGPEADLFTVMARTDPSNKGAGGISAFIVEGDTPGLKRGPSDDKMGQKGAHTCDIIFEDCRVPAKNIIGGKEGQGFKTAMKVLDRGRLHISAVCVGVAERLVEESLNYAIDRKQFGVRLADHQLIQAMLADSKTEAYAGRTMVLDAAQRKDAGEKVSTLASCCKLFCAEMVGRVADRAVQVHGGAGYMAEYAVERFYRDVRLFRIYEGTTQIQQLVIARDMVREVS, from the coding sequence ATGATTCGCGATCCCGAACTGCTCAATCAGCTTGTCGATACCATCTCCCGCTTCGTGCGCGAGCGCCTTATCCCCAATGAAGCCCGCCTGGCGGAAGAGGATGCGGTGCCGCCGGAACTGCTGCAGGAGATGAAGGAGATGGGGCTGTTCGGCCTGTCGATTCCCGAGGAGTACGGCGGCCTGGGGCTGACCATGGAGGAGGAGGCGCTGGTGGCCATCGAGATCGGCAAGACCTCGCCTGCATTTCGCTCGGTGTTTGGCACCAACAATGGCATCGGCGCCCAGGGCATCCTCATCGACGGAACCCCCGAGCAGAAGGCGCAGTATGTGCCGCGCCTGGCGACCGGCGAACTGTTGAGCTCGTTCTGCCTGACCGAGCCCGACTCGGGTTCGGATGCGGCCAGCCTCAGAACCACGGCCGTTCGCGATGGCGACCACTACGTGCTCAACGGCACCAAGCGCTACATCACCAACGGCCCCGAGGCCGACCTGTTTACCGTCATGGCCCGCACCGACCCCAGCAACAAGGGCGCCGGCGGTATCTCGGCGTTTATCGTCGAGGGTGACACCCCGGGGCTCAAGCGCGGCCCGTCGGACGACAAGATGGGCCAGAAGGGCGCCCATACCTGCGATATCATCTTCGAGGACTGCCGGGTGCCGGCCAAGAACATCATCGGCGGCAAGGAGGGGCAGGGATTCAAGACCGCCATGAAGGTGCTCGACCGTGGCCGGCTGCATATCTCCGCGGTGTGTGTCGGCGTAGCGGAGCGCCTGGTAGAGGAGTCACTGAACTATGCCATCGACCGCAAGCAGTTCGGCGTTCGGCTGGCCGATCACCAACTGATCCAGGCGATGCTGGCCGACAGCAAGACCGAAGCCTACGCCGGCCGCACCATGGTGCTCGACGCCGCGCAGCGCAAGGACGCCGGAGAGAAGGTCTCGACGCTGGCCTCCTGCTGCAAGCTGTTCTGCGCCGAGATGGTGGGGCGTGTCGCGGATCGTGCTGTTCAGGTCCACGGCGGCGCTGGCTACATGGCCGAATATGCCGTCGAGCGCTTCTATCGAGACGTGCGCCTGTTCAGGATCTATGAAGGCACCACCCAGATTCAGCAGCTGGTGATAGCCCGGGACATGGTGCGGGAGGTGTCCTGA
- a CDS encoding 3-hydroxyacyl-CoA dehydrogenase (converts 3-hydroxyadipyl-CoA to beta-ketoadipyl-CoA in phenylacetate degradation), protein MSTAPSSSSASTTPFRVLGIVGTGAMGRGIAQIAAQAGLTVHLHDQREGAVAEARDFIGGMWNRAVHKQRLSNAEAERYAARLKEATTLSALAECDIVIEAIVETLDAKQSLFCELEALLSEETILATNTSSLSVTAIASACQRPERVIGFHFFNPVPLMKIAEVIPGLRTDPDVVTRVEALGQSMGHFTARTTDTPGFLVNHAGRAYGTEALKVLGECVTDPVTIDRILVDQGGFRMGPFSLLDLTGLDVSHAVMESIYHQYYEEPRFRPSPLTRQRLTAGLLGRKSGAGFYRYVDGKPEVADEAPLPRVAPCPVWIGPDQPEARQALVDLVQAAGWPLESGATPSSEALCLVAPLGEDATATALRLGLPAERCVAVDLLAGLNGRRSLMTTPATLTEVRAAAMALLGDDGTPVSALEDSNGFVLQRVVACIVNVGSDIAQQGVATPDTIDRAVELGLGYPRGPLAMGDHYGSRRILTILDNLLAATGDPRYRASPWLRRRATLGLALTTP, encoded by the coding sequence ATGTCGACAGCTCCCTCATCGTCTTCCGCCAGCACCACCCCCTTCCGCGTCCTGGGCATCGTGGGGACCGGTGCCATGGGCCGCGGCATCGCACAGATCGCCGCCCAGGCCGGACTGACCGTCCATCTGCACGACCAGCGTGAAGGCGCCGTCGCCGAGGCCCGCGACTTCATCGGCGGCATGTGGAACCGCGCCGTGCACAAGCAGCGCCTGAGCAACGCCGAGGCCGAGCGCTACGCCGCGCGGCTCAAGGAAGCCACGACCCTCTCCGCGCTGGCGGAGTGTGACATCGTCATTGAAGCCATTGTCGAGACCCTGGACGCCAAGCAGTCGCTGTTTTGCGAGCTTGAGGCGCTGCTGAGCGAGGAGACCATACTCGCCACCAACACCTCGTCGCTGTCCGTCACCGCCATCGCCTCGGCCTGCCAACGCCCCGAGCGGGTCATCGGCTTTCACTTCTTCAATCCGGTCCCGCTGATGAAGATCGCCGAAGTGATTCCCGGGCTGAGGACCGATCCCGACGTGGTCACCCGCGTCGAGGCACTCGGCCAGTCGATGGGCCACTTCACCGCCCGCACCACCGACACCCCCGGCTTCCTGGTCAACCATGCCGGTCGCGCCTATGGCACGGAAGCGCTGAAGGTCCTCGGCGAGTGCGTTACCGACCCTGTCACCATCGACCGCATCCTGGTCGATCAGGGCGGCTTCCGCATGGGGCCGTTCAGCCTGCTCGACCTGACCGGACTCGACGTGTCGCATGCGGTGATGGAGTCGATCTACCACCAGTACTACGAGGAGCCGCGCTTCCGCCCTTCGCCGCTGACGCGCCAGCGGCTCACCGCCGGGCTGCTGGGCCGCAAGAGCGGCGCAGGCTTCTACCGCTATGTCGACGGCAAGCCCGAGGTGGCGGACGAAGCGCCGCTACCCCGCGTGGCGCCCTGCCCGGTCTGGATAGGGCCCGACCAGCCGGAGGCTCGCCAGGCCTTGGTCGATCTCGTCCAGGCCGCCGGCTGGCCGCTGGAGAGCGGCGCTACGCCGTCGTCGGAAGCACTCTGCCTGGTCGCGCCGCTGGGCGAGGATGCCACCGCCACCGCCCTGCGGCTCGGCCTACCCGCTGAACGCTGCGTTGCCGTGGACCTGCTGGCCGGCCTTAACGGCCGGCGCAGCCTTATGACGACCCCGGCGACTCTCACCGAGGTGCGCGCTGCAGCCATGGCGCTGCTGGGTGACGACGGCACCCCGGTGAGTGCGCTCGAGGATAGCAACGGCTTCGTGCTGCAGCGGGTGGTGGCCTGCATCGTCAACGTGGGCAGCGACATCGCCCAGCAGGGCGTAGCCACCCCCGACACTATCGACCGCGCCGTCGAGCTGGGGCTCGGCTACCCGCGTGGACCGCTGGCCATGGGTGACCACTACGGCAGCCGGCGGATACTCACGATCCTCGACAACCTGCTCGCCGCCACCGGCGATCCTCGCTACCGCGCCAGCCCCTGGCTGCGTCGCCGCGCCACCCTCGGCCTTGCGCTGACCACCCCCTGA